TGCACCCAGTATTAATACAAAACCAATCCCTAAATTAAATGTTCGTCTCATTTCCTGCTTTGAGATATTACCTTCTTTTTGGATCAAATTAAAAATCGAAGGCTCTTCCCAGGATGACTCATCCAAAAATGCAGCTAGTCCCTCCGGTAATATCCTGGAGATATTTTCAACCAATCCTCCCCCGGTAATATGAGCCATACCTTTGATCTCTATATCTTCATTAAGTAAAGAACCTACCTCCTTAACATATATACGTGTAGGTTCTAATAGCTCTTCGCCAAGAGGACGATCAAGTTCTGGAGGTGTATCCTGTAGGCTATACTTGCCACCTCCACCCTCTTCTTCAAGCAAGACCTTTCTGACAAGAGAGTAACCGTTACTATGAATACCTGTTGATGGAAGGCCTATCAAAACATCTCCATCTTTTATACCTTTACCATCAACTATCTTATCCCTTTCTACGCCTCCAACAGTAAATCCTGCCACATCAAACTCACCAGGGGGATAAAAACCCGGCATCTCAGCAGTTTCACCACCTAAAAGAGCACATCCTGCTTCTCTACAGGCGCTATCTATTCCTTTAATTATCTCTTCTACCTGACCCGGATCAAGCTTTCCCGTAGCTAAATAATCAAGGAAAAATAGAGGCTTTGCCCCCTGACACAAGACATCATTTACACACATTGCTACAAGGTCTTTTCCAATGGTATCATAGATCCCCGTTTTAAAGGCCAGTCTTAGCTTTGTACCAACCCCGTCAGTTGCTGCAACAAGTACTGGATCTTTATAGGCACCACCAAGGGAGTAAAGGCCCCCAAACCCACCTATACCAGAAATCACTCTATCATCTGCGTTAGAATCAGTGATCTTCTTAATTCTATCAACAGCATCCTGCCCCGCTTCAATATCAACTCCTGCTTTTTTGTAACTATCCTCTGTCAATTACGCCTCCCTCCTCCTTCTTTTAATCTTGGTGCAAAAAAGTCACACTTAGCACCCTGCCCACTCAATATCAACAAGCTTAGTGGGGTAATCACCATCAAAACAGGCAGTACAAAAGCCACCTTTGGTACCACCTATACTCTCTACAGCCTTTATCATTCCCTCTTTACTTAAGAAACCAAGGCTATCAGCACCAATAGCTTCTCTTATTCCTTCCGTATCTTTCTCGGCACCAATTAGTTCACCTTTGCTCGAAGTATCAATCCCTAGATAACATGGATGGGTTATTGGTGGGGAGCTTATCAGCACATGAACTTCTTTTGCACCGGCATCTTTTAGCATTTGAACAATTTTCATCGAAGTAGTTCCTCTAACAATTGAATCATCAACAAGGATAAGCCTCTGTCTATCAACTGTTTGGTTAACCGGGTTAAGTTTAAGTTTGACACCGAGCTCTCTTAATTTTTGGGTAGGTTGGATAAAAGTACGCCCAACGTAACGATTTTTTATTAGCCCCATCTCATATGAAATCCCAAGTTCTTCAGATACACCAGAAGCTGCAGACAAACTAGAGTCAGGTACACCGGTAACAACGTCAGCTTTCACCGGGTACTCCCTGGCAAGCTGTCTGCCAAGCTCTTTTCTAACAAGATGAACATTTCTTCCATAAAGGTTACTATCAGGTCTTGATAGATAGATGTATTCAAAAATACAGAGACTACTTTTTTGCTCCTCCATAACATCTATTGACCTTATACCCTGTTCGTCAATAACAACCATCTCACCAGGGTCTATATCTCTTACAAATCTTGCTCCAATGGTATCAAAAGCACAGGTCTCGGAAGCAAGAACATAACCTTCACCAATTTTACCAAGAGAAAGAGGTCTAATTCCATTTGGATCCCTAATTCCAATAAGTTTTGAAGGTGTAACAACCAAAAAACTATAGGAACCTTTAATTTCTGGTATTGTTTCTTTTAAGGCATCTACAATATTGTCTTTTTTTGATTTTGCAATTAGGTGTGCTAAGATTTCGCTATCAGTAGTAGTTTGAAATATAGTTCCTTCTTCTTCTAATTCATACTTTAGCTTCTTAGAATTAACTAAATTCCCATTGTGAGAAAAGGCAAGTTTCCCAAGGCGACCGCTAATATATAGAGGCTGTGTATTATTAATTGAACTATCACCTGAAGTAGAATATCTTACATGCCCTATAGAGACTTTTCCTGTCAGCTCTGATAATCCTTTATCATCAAAGACTTCATTACAAAGTCCAAGTCCCTTTTGAATCCTAAAGTTTTCACCATCACCTGTTACTATCCCCGCACTCTCCTGACCTCTATGCTGCAGGGCATACAGGCCATAATAAGTCAACTTGCCAATCTCATCTATTGGCGCAAAAGCCCCAAAAACTCCACATTCATCCTTAGGTTTGTCAAAATTCTCAGTTATATTATTTAACTCATGGCACATGGGATACTATCCCTCCATTTTTTATTCAAAGTTTCAAAAGGAATAACCAATTCCTTGTCATTAACCACTAACCCCTGCTCTTTTTCTTTTACTT
The Natranaerofaba carboxydovora genome window above contains:
- the purM gene encoding phosphoribosylformylglycinamidine cyclo-ligase, which produces MTEDSYKKAGVDIEAGQDAVDRIKKITDSNADDRVISGIGGFGGLYSLGGAYKDPVLVAATDGVGTKLRLAFKTGIYDTIGKDLVAMCVNDVLCQGAKPLFFLDYLATGKLDPGQVEEIIKGIDSACREAGCALLGGETAEMPGFYPPGEFDVAGFTVGGVERDKIVDGKGIKDGDVLIGLPSTGIHSNGYSLVRKVLLEEEGGGGKYSLQDTPPELDRPLGEELLEPTRIYVKEVGSLLNEDIEIKGMAHITGGGLVENISRILPEGLAAFLDESSWEEPSIFNLIQKEGNISKQEMRRTFNLGIGFVLILGAGEAKKAMDLFASSNEEANIIGKVMPKENIEEDVSENNMEDSVIFYD
- the purF gene encoding amidophosphoribosyltransferase, with protein sequence MCHELNNITENFDKPKDECGVFGAFAPIDEIGKLTYYGLYALQHRGQESAGIVTGDGENFRIQKGLGLCNEVFDDKGLSELTGKVSIGHVRYSTSGDSSINNTQPLYISGRLGKLAFSHNGNLVNSKKLKYELEEEGTIFQTTTDSEILAHLIAKSKKDNIVDALKETIPEIKGSYSFLVVTPSKLIGIRDPNGIRPLSLGKIGEGYVLASETCAFDTIGARFVRDIDPGEMVVIDEQGIRSIDVMEEQKSSLCIFEYIYLSRPDSNLYGRNVHLVRKELGRQLAREYPVKADVVTGVPDSSLSAASGVSEELGISYEMGLIKNRYVGRTFIQPTQKLRELGVKLKLNPVNQTVDRQRLILVDDSIVRGTTSMKIVQMLKDAGAKEVHVLISSPPITHPCYLGIDTSSKGELIGAEKDTEGIREAIGADSLGFLSKEGMIKAVESIGGTKGGFCTACFDGDYPTKLVDIEWAGC